Within the bacterium genome, the region GAATTTGATGAGCGGACTATGAAGGGCTATTTCCCAGCCTTCAGCCCAAGAACAGCATCAAGCAGACGGTTGGCGGCTTGGGATTTGGGGAGTTGAGGTAAGGAATCTTGGCGGCCGTCGGGATAGAGCAGAGTTAGGCGGTTGGTGTCGGTCTCGAAACCGGATCCTGGTTCAGTTACGTCGTTAGCGGCGATTAGATCGAGGTTTTTTGACCGCAGTTTCTTGGAGGCATTTTCTAATAAATCACTTGTCTCGGCTGCAAAGCCAACGACTATCTGTGCTTTCTTTTTTGAACTCATAGCCGCAACTATGTCCTCGTTGGGCACTAACTCAACAGTCCATGAGGAGCCATTGCGCTTTTTCTTGGCCTCTAAATAATTGGCAGGACGGAAATCGCTTACTGCGGCAGCTGAGATAAAGATGTCGCAATCGTTGAAATGCTTTTCGACAGCTTCCTTCATTTGTGCGGCGGTCTCGACATTCACTACTTCAATGCCCGCCTCAGGCGATAATGCGGTTGGGCCGGATATCAAAGTAACCGATGCTCCTCTGCTCTTCGCAGCTTTGGCGAGAGCATAACCCATCTTTCCTGATGAACGGTTCCCCAGAAAGCGGACAGGATCAATTGGTTCGCGAGTAGGGCCGGCAGTGATTAGAACTCGCTTTCCTTGCATATCCTTGGAATGTGAGAGTAACTGTTGCGCTGCAGAAACGATATCAGACACATCAGCAAGTCTCCCTTCCCCTTCATCGCCGCAAGCCATGATGCCGTAGGCTGGTTCAACAAATGAAAACCCCCGTAGTCTAAGGGCTTCGACATTGGCTTGAGTAGCAGGATTAGCCCACATTCTCGGATTCATTGCGGGCGCCAGCAATACCGGCGAGGTATTGGCTAGAAGAGCAGTCGAAAGCATATCATCTGCCAGACCATTCGCGAATTTGGCCATTGTATGAGCGGTGGCGGGAGCTACGAGAAAGAGATCGGTATTTCGTGGCAATTCGAGATGGGCAATCTTACCTGGCTCTGGCTCGTCGAAAGAATCGATTGTAACAGGATGGCCAGTCAGCGCCTCAAAAAGCGCAGGTGTGACGAACCATCGTCCATGAACTGTGAGTACCACATGAACATCTGCCCCATGACGCATGAGATCACGGGCAACATCGGCAGCTTTATAAGCTGCAACGCTTCCGCAAATTCCAAGAAGTATTCTTTTACCCGCTAACAATTGACCTGCTTCGTCCGACACGGCTATGCTCCGCTACCAAGATTGAATTCAGAGTATGCACTGCGCGATCCACTATATCGTTTGTAACCAGATAGTCATAATTGGGTATCTCGTCAATTTCTTTTAGAGCGGTCTTTAGGCGCAGTTGCATCTGATCTTCATTTTCTGTGCTTCGGCTTCTTAAACGCTCTTCAAGAACTGCCAGTGAAGGTGGTTGAACGAAAATCATGACCGCTTCAGGAAGCTTAGTTTTGACTTCTAATGCGCCCTGAACATCGATCTTTAAAATCACATCCCGCCCCATCGCCGACATGTGCTGGAGATCTTCAAGTGGGCTGCCATAGTGGCAGCCCATAACCTTCTTGTATTCAAGAAAGGCATTTCGCTCGATCATACGATCAAACTCGTCCTCACTGATAAAGTGGTAATCTACACCAATGCGCTCGCCCGGTCGTTGCTCGCGTGTTGTGCACGTAACTAGCCGAGCGAGATTGCGGTTCATCGTGGTCCACTTATCAATAAGAGTGTCTTTTCCTACTCCAGAAGGTCCGGACAGGATAATTACTAACCCCTTGTTGCTTGCCAATATGTGCTCCTCATAGATACTTAACTCTACTACGTACAGTGTAACCGAAAGCATTAAACTCCGTCAACATTAATCCAAACAAGCACATAGTCTTATTGAGCAGCGTTGAGTGTGCTATAATCGGCTCGTGGAACCCAATCGACCATTTGTCTATCAGCCTAATCAAGGGCGAAGAGAAAGACGATCACTTCGGCTAAGGCCACTTAACGTTGGTGAAATCATTGATGAAGCGCTTGACCTCTACCGAAAAAACTTCAAGTTGCTGCTCGGAGTAATCGTCATTCCAACGATCCCCTTTCTTCTCTTAGCGGCATTAGTTGCGCCGCCATTAATTTATTATTTCTATAGTCTTTCAAACACTGCTAAAGCACCTTCTCCTGAACAAATTCTCGGCATGATGGCTGTTTTTGTCCCCTTGATGATAATCGGCGCAGTCTTGTATTGGTTAATTGATGCCATTCAATACGGCGCAAGCGCTTTGGCGATTTCGGATAAGTACCTAAATGAACAATCATCCATCAAAAGTGTA harbors:
- the coaBC gene encoding bifunctional phosphopantothenoylcysteine decarboxylase/phosphopantothenate--cysteine ligase CoaBC codes for the protein MSDEAGQLLAGKRILLGICGSVAAYKAADVARDLMRHGADVHVVLTVHGRWFVTPALFEALTGHPVTIDSFDEPEPGKIAHLELPRNTDLFLVAPATAHTMAKFANGLADDMLSTALLANTSPVLLAPAMNPRMWANPATQANVEALRLRGFSFVEPAYGIMACGDEGEGRLADVSDIVSAAQQLLSHSKDMQGKRVLITAGPTREPIDPVRFLGNRSSGKMGYALAKAAKSRGASVTLISGPTALSPEAGIEVVNVETAAQMKEAVEKHFNDCDIFISAAAVSDFRPANYLEAKKKRNGSSWTVELVPNEDIVAAMSSKKKAQIVVGFAAETSDLLENASKKLRSKNLDLIAANDVTEPGSGFETDTNRLTLLYPDGRQDSLPQLPKSQAANRLLDAVLGLKAGK
- the gmk gene encoding guanylate kinase codes for the protein MASNKGLVIILSGPSGVGKDTLIDKWTTMNRNLARLVTCTTREQRPGERIGVDYHFISEDEFDRMIERNAFLEYKKVMGCHYGSPLEDLQHMSAMGRDVILKIDVQGALEVKTKLPEAVMIFVQPPSLAVLEERLRSRSTENEDQMQLRLKTALKEIDEIPNYDYLVTNDIVDRAVHTLNSILVAEHSRVGRSRSIVSG